DNA sequence from the Actinomycetota bacterium genome:
ACCGCGCGCTTGTCGAGAACCTCCCGCGGGATCCTGACGAAGTGAAGCGAAATGTTCGCTTCGGCCGCCTTTTGCGAGGCGACCTCATGGACCTCGAATGCGAAGTCCCATCCCAACACATCGATTGCAGCGGGGTTCCCTTTGGCTGGACCGACTGCCCTACTCGCTTCAACGATGATGTTGGTCACGTCGCTCATCGTTACGGGCGCGTCAACCGAGCCGACATGAACCATCGCACCCGATTTCACCCCGTGAATCCATGCGGAGCCTTCCAAAGACGTCGCCTTGTATAGATCCAGTATGAGCTTCCTATAGGCGACCGTTCGTGCCTCGGCATCCGAGCCGAACTCCGACTCCTGCCAGAGCTGACGTTCGTACTTTCCGAGGTTCTGCACTTCGAACGGCGTGACATTTTCAACGCGTAGTAATCGCTTCCTCGTCGTGTGGACAGAGAATCGGCTTAGGTCGCAGGCTATCCAGCGTCGCCCCAACAACTCGGCCGCTTCGGCAGTAGTCCCGCTGCCCACAAAGCAATCGAGAACCAAATCGTCCTCTCTTGACGAGGCTCGGATGATCCGTTCCACGATGGATCGGCGCTTCTGCGTCGGGAAGCCAAGATTCTCGGTCCGGTCGGCTGGTTGCAGCATGGGCACGCGCCACACATCGTCCGCCGTCCGCTCGTCGGTCTCTTGATATACGACGTGCCCTTGCTCATCCTTGGTGTTGACGAGCTTTCCCTCCTTCGAGTCCCACTCTCTCCGAAGCTGCTTGACCTTTCCCTCTGGACGCTTTTCCTTCTGGGGCGTGAACGAGTACTCATCGGACTTCGAGTACCAGAAGATCACGTCGTGGTTCGATGCGAACCTATTCACATTCCCTTGAAACTTGTTGTAGTAGTGCCAGACGATCTCGTTCCGAAAGTTGTCCTGCCCAAACACCTCATCCAGAATGGCCTTCGCATAATGCCCGACGTGCCAATCCAGATGAACGTAGATGGACCCGTTGTGAGAGAGCAGCTCGTACAAGTACTGGACTGAATCAGCGAACCAGATCAAGTAGCTGTCGAGCCCCTTCCCCCATGTGTCTCGGTATGCCTTGACCTCGATGAGAGAGGGCTCCTTAACGAAATCATCTCCGTTCAGTCGAACAGGAAGAGAGAAGTCCTGTCCGCTCGCGAAAGGCGGATCGATATAGACAAGGTCGACGCGCCCTGCGAACTCCGGTAGCAACGAGGGAAGCACGTACTTCTTGTCACCCCAGATGAGGCGGTTCCGCCACTCTGGGTCCTTGCTGGCGGAGTAGAGATCGAGAGCGTGCTGCCGTTGCTGCGCCGACTCGTTCACTGTTTCGACGGTCTGGAACGGGAGAGCGGCCTTCAGAGGCGCTCTTCGGTGTCCACCAGCATCGTATTTGCCCTCCCACACCAGTTCTGCCAATTTCCGCCGCCTCTCCTCAACCGTGCCTCAGGCCTTGTGCCAGGCTGGATGCGATCCGGCATGCCTGACCTACCCCTCAACCTCGGCCGCCAGGATTGCATACTTGCGAACGCGTCGATGTGACCCTCGACTGGGTAGCGCCTAGCCTTCACCCGCTTCGACTCACGCCCCCTCGGCACCGTGGCGATCGCGCTCACCCTCGGTGCTGTGGCAGCCAACGGCCTCGAGGCCGCACCGTTTCGGCACGGGCGCGGACGCTCACCTCGCGAGTGGATCCGGGTGGGTCTCCAGATTGCGAGGACGATCACCGCGTGGTGAGCCGTCGCTGGTCAACGCGGATCGCCAACACGCCTTTGTAGCTCTGCCTCGTCGCAGCGGAAGTCGTCGACGTCCCTGCCGCTGTTGTTCTTGATCTCCTGCTTGATCGCTCCGATCTTCTTCTCACGTTGTTCACGAGAGGAGAGCCGCCAGATCTGCGGACGGCCCGGGTAGTGCCGCTTCGCGACGTGGGGAAGCTGTGTAAGTAGCAGGCCCGTCGCCACTACGGGGTCGTGTCCTGTCCGCTCGCATGCGACTACTGAGAACTTCGTCTGCTCGACTACGGCGACCACCTTTGGGTTGGCGAGCATCGAGGGATCGTTCGTGATCAATCCGGCTGCGCCGCGTTGCGCCAGCCCGAGGATAACTTGCCAGTCCTCCACGTCGGCGGTGAGATCCGCCGCGAACTCGCGGAGAGGAACGATGGTCAGATCCACGAGCCCTAGGGCAAGCGTCTCGCGGAGAAGTGGCTCTGGGAAGTTCTGGTCAAGGACGAATGGCCCGTCTTCAGGCCGCGGTCGCCGCATCAAGATTCGCCCTGAGCTGATCCTCCAGATCGACCGCATCGCCGACGTTCTGCTCACTCAGGAACGGATAGAGCTGCAATACGTCACCGACCTCAAGGCCGCGCGACTTCAGGGAGGCCAGATCTTGCGTTGGGACCCGGGTCCCCCTCACGTGCGGCTCCCCGGAGAGCTTTCCTGGGACGATCCGCAGAGTGGGCCGCGGCTCGACGAGATCGGGACGGTCTTGTCCGTCTTCGCTCTCGAACGGCCGGACCAAGTTGACTCGGCTGTTGACTCTCTCCTGCGTCAGCCCCTTCCCCAGGTTGATCCACATCCGGTCATCGCCCACGAAGACGAGCTTCCCGCCTGGCTCCACGAGCACCTCGACTCCGTCACTCATTAGGTGCTCGCCGAGGTGCTCGGCGCGAGACAGTTCCGCTCGGATCCTGCTTATGGATGTCTTCGGAATCCGCACCGACTCAGCGTCCTGTTCGTGGCGAAGCCAGTCGACGAGGCGAAGCACGAGCAAGTCCGCGAAGGACCAACGCATGACGCGGCTATGAGACACGGATGGAACGATGAGCTTGGTATGAGCCCAGTGGTAGACCGTCCTCTGGGGCACACCAGCGAGCGAGGCAGCTCGGTCCGCCGGATAAGCCGCTGTCAAGGAAGCAATGACCATCCGACCGCATGCTACAGGGTGCAGCCCCGCGGGGGCGGCAGGTGTTGCCGGTTCCTCGATCCACAACTGGCCACGTTCCCGTCAAGGACGGCGTAGGTATCGGATAGATCCGCGCCATGCGGGAGGGATGATGGAGGGCGAGGATTGGGGATACTTGGAGGACGCCCTCCACCTGAATGGCGACGGACAGATCCCCTCGACTTCGGTCGAGTTCCGAAGGAGTACCGAGATGCGTGGAGCGCATTCGAAAGCTGGTGCAGTTCTAGAGGTGCGAGCGCACTACCTGCCAGCGTCGGAACGGTACTTGCGTTCCTCGACGACACGTCCGGGGATTCGGTAGTAAGAGCTCTAGCGGTCTACATGGTCAACAAGAAGCACGAGGAAGTGTATTGGCACGTTGACGCGAATCCTGTGAGATCGCTAGACGCGCTTCCACGACACGACGTTCGCTGGCTCAGCGTGAGGGCGAAGCGCAGGCCATCTGCGAGCACCGGTTGCCCAGACTGAGCTTCCGCACGACTGGCTCCCATGAAATTGCCGGGGGCGAACACCACGAGAGGGGTCTACATGTGGCCATTCTGTGCGCGCTGACGCGCCGCCCTTGCTCTCGCTCCCGTGACTATGTGACCGTCGGCCGGAGGAAGAACGATGGGAGAGTTGAACGTCTCCGAGACCCCCGGCCAGCGCGAGCGAAGATCCATCCTGCGTGCCGCCGCGTTGGCGGTGTTCGCGGTCGCTGTGCTTGTCGCGGTCCTCCTGTGGAGTGACGCCGCCACGGATCCAGCGTCCCGCTTCGATCCGTCGGCCCCTCGCCTACTCATGTCCTGCGGAGGCGGCGAGACCTCGGTCGAGGCCTCGCGGGTCGAAGTCCAGCCGCAAGGGCTCGTGCTGGCCGTGAGCGGGGCAAGCGACGGAGACCGGGTCTCGTTCTTCCCCGAGGTGGGACCCGACGTCGTCGTCTCCCTCATGGAGCAGGACGACGGAATCGCCCAGGCTCAGGTGGCGTTGCGTGGGACAAGGGCCTGGTGGAGTGCGGGGACCGCCAGCAACCGACGGATGCGGCCGTCCCGTTGTTCGTGGCGAGCCCGCCACGCCCGATGCTCGACCTCGACTGTGAGCTCGCTCGGGACGCGGACATGGGCTCCCGCTGGGCGCGCCCGTTCTCGGCGAGGGAGAACCCGATTCCCGACGCCATCTACCGGGCGATCCCCGGGATCGAACAGACCGATCGGATCGAGGGGCTCTCGACTGCCCCATCCGATTACGGAACCGGCAACGTGGTCCGGGGCGGCGAACTCGTGGCGTCCTTCGAGCTGCTCCGCTACGGGGGGACATGGTTCATCGGCCAGATGATTCCCTGTGCCTCCTCCGGGATCGATGAGCCGCCCGAGGTAGGTTCGTTCTTCGCGACGAGCCTGATCGCAACCTCCTACGAGCTTCCGGGGATGCCGCGATGTGATCCCTACACACAAGACTGCGCGGTGCTCTACGTGACCGCGACGTGGTACGAACATCGCACCGACGAGGAGGTGAAGCTCCTCGCGGAGGCTCCCTGGGCGGCGTGCGAGCCGAGCCAGCCGTACGGATGTCCGCCCAAGCCGGAGGTAGCAGTGATCCAGGTGCTCGTGTCTCCCGAGCACTTCCAGGCGTTCGTCGACCGAGAGCGGTGCGGTGCCGCCCAGACTTCCCCGTGCCGCTGAGGTGTCTGACGACATCGCGGACTAATGCGCGAGCCGAAGCTCGTGAACCATCTTCGCCACGTCTTCGAGCGCCGCGAGGCTCCGCGTGATCTCAGGACAGCGAGTGTGGCGCCCCAGAGCGCGAACAGGACGATGATCACGAACCTCGAGGCGGGCGGCGGAATCTCGACCGTCAGGAGGAACATCCCGCCCGACCGAGACCTCGTACGTGCACGTGTTCCCAGGAGGAATCCAGCCCCAGGAAGGTTCGCCGTCCTTCAGGCTGGCTGCCAGAATCATTTCCTACGTCAAGTTCGTGAAAGTTCCAATTGCAACCGAGACCGTCTCGCGCTCGCTCACCCACCAAGCGTCATGCGCGCGCAGCTTCCGCGGGCGAGCCCCTACTGCCCGACATCCAGACAAGCGCATCGAGGACCCGGAGGAGCGATACCGACCCCTCTAAGCGAGCCGGCAGGAGGTGGTGTAACTCACTCAGCCTGGTCACTAGTTGTGGCCTCAGCTGCATCGCCGCACGATATGCAGACCAGTAGTTGGTGCCCGGCGGCAACACCACGCACTTCTTCACCACATCGTCTGTCACGGGTACAAGGTTCGGTCGCTTGCGGGCAAGCAGCTTGCTCGTCCTCGTATCGGCCATCCCGACACCTAGCTCGTGCGCCCAGGTGCGGATCAACTCCCAGGCAGCATTGGCCGTGTCGAGCACATTGTCACCTGCTACCCACAGCTCAAGGTTAGGCGTGGCGGCGAGCAGGGCCTGCAGCCGATCTCTTAGGGCATCGTTGTGAAGGAGATCCCGTGCGAGCAGACCAGGAATCACTTCACCGAGCATCGTGACAGCGACGAGATCATGGCAGCCAATCTCGTTGGCCGGGTGAGCGGTTCGATCAAGGTAGTCAAACCAGGGTCCGGAAAACGCGCCCGAGGGGTTGAAGTACTTACGCACGAGGTTCTCAGCGTCTGTCCTTGCCAGGGTGTGCTCAAGCTGATCGGCGACGTTCACGACCGCCTCTTCCGCTACCTCCCACGCAGGATTCATCCTCGCGACCATAGTCCGACTCGGCGAGCGTTCGCGACAGCGGCCGGGAGCTCCTTCGATGCGCGTAGGTGGTTCCTCCCCGGTTTGAGACGCGTTGCGTCGAATGCAACGGCCGAGATAGCGTGATGGCATGAGCGACTTGCCTCCTATGCCGGCCCCCCAATATCCTTCGCCAACTCCGAGGACGGGCGGGCCACACACGCCGGCTTGGGTCGCAGTTGCGGCCCTTCTAGTCGGTGGGGGAATCGGGTACGCAGCTGGCGCCTTGACCCAACCGACTCCCGAGTCGCCTGAGACTGTTTCAGCATCGTCGCCGGGATCTGACGCGGTCGTCACTGTGCCCCCCACACTGACGGAACCGTCATCTCCCTCGCCAGACGCCGATACCGAGCCGGAGGGCAGGTATCAGCTCTCAAGCTGTGACTGGGCCGGCAACTACGGTCAACG
Encoded proteins:
- a CDS encoding DUF6308 family protein, giving the protein MNPAWEVAEEAVVNVADQLEHTLARTDAENLVRKYFNPSGAFSGPWFDYLDRTAHPANEIGCHDLVAVTMLGEVIPGLLARDLLHNDALRDRLQALLAATPNLELWVAGDNVLDTANAAWELIRTWAHELGVGMADTRTSKLLARKRPNLVPVTDDVVKKCVVLPPGTNYWSAYRAAMQLRPQLVTRLSELHHLLPARLEGSVSLLRVLDALVWMSGSRGSPAEAARA
- a CDS encoding DNA methyltransferase; the encoded protein is MAELVWEGKYDAGGHRRAPLKAALPFQTVETVNESAQQRQHALDLYSASKDPEWRNRLIWGDKKYVLPSLLPEFAGRVDLVYIDPPFASGQDFSLPVRLNGDDFVKEPSLIEVKAYRDTWGKGLDSYLIWFADSVQYLYELLSHNGSIYVHLDWHVGHYAKAILDEVFGQDNFRNEIVWHYYNKFQGNVNRFASNHDVIFWYSKSDEYSFTPQKEKRPEGKVKQLRREWDSKEGKLVNTKDEQGHVVYQETDERTADDVWRVPMLQPADRTENLGFPTQKRRSIVERIIRASSREDDLVLDCFVGSGTTAEAAELLGRRWIACDLSRFSVHTTRKRLLRVENVTPFEVQNLGKYERQLWQESEFGSDAEARTVAYRKLILDLYKATSLEGSAWIHGVKSGAMVHVGSVDAPVTMSDVTNIIVEASRAVGPAKGNPAAIDVLGWDFAFEVHEVASQKAAEANISLHFVRIPREVLDKRAVEQGDVLFFELAALAVNASVKKQTVTLKLTNFVIPVDDVPEDVQNRIKKWSEWIDYWAVDWDNKGDAFHNEWQAFRSRHNEKLDVQTSHAYSAPGTYRIVVKVIDILGNDTTKTIVIEVN
- a CDS encoding DUF433 domain-containing protein, with translation MRWSFADLLVLRLVDWLRHEQDAESVRIPKTSISRIRAELSRAEHLGEHLMSDGVEVLVEPGGKLVFVGDDRMWINLGKGLTQERVNSRVNLVRPFESEDGQDRPDLVEPRPTLRIVPGKLSGEPHVRGTRVPTQDLASLKSRGLEVGDVLQLYPFLSEQNVGDAVDLEDQLRANLDAATAA